The nucleotide sequence TTCCCGGACGCTTAGAACCCAACCTAGAAGAATTATTGCCCAATCTCTGTCAAGTAGGTTCTCTTTGTATGAAAGAATCTTCGCCCCTATCTCCTCGTTATACCACTAGCGCAATTTATCGGGGAAATTATTATGTTCGTCTCTATAAACCTTCAGGAGAATTAGTCGCTATTGCTGGAACTGATCCGATGGGTTTGTCCACGAAATTTAACGCCAAGGAGTGGCAAACTCTACAAGATAATCAAGGGTTTTCTTATCATCAAATTTCGCTATTACTTCATACAGATAAGGGTTCATCTTGGGGCTATATACAAGTGGGACGCAGTTTTAAAGATTTTCAACAATATTTGCAAAATGTCCGTTGGATTTTACAGTTAGGTTTGCCGACAACTTTAATTTTAGTGGCGTTTAGTAGTTGGTGGTTAGCGGGTTTAGCTATGCAGCCGGTCTATCAATCTTACCAACAAATGCAGCAATTTACGGCTGATGCCGCCCATGAGTTGAGAACGCCTTTAGCGGCTATTCGTGCTACGGTAGAATCTACTTTGATGATGCCTACTTTGACAGAAAAAGATGCCCGCGATACGCTAAAAATACTCAATCGTCAGAATCAAAGGTTGGCTTATTTAGTGGCTGATTTATTGATGCTTTGTCGTCTGGATTGGCAGTTAATGATGAGTTCTCAATTAAGGGAGCAAAATGAATCGGTTTGTCTTAATGATTTGGTCAGTGATCTGGTAGAAGAATTGGCTTCTTTAGCTTTATCTTCTGGAGTAAGTTTGTCGGAAAAAATTCTCATCTCTCATGCTTTAGAAGTCAAAGGAAATGCGGAGCAACTCTATCGCTTAGTGTCTAATTTAGTGGTTAATGCGATTCAATATACTCCCCGAGGCGGCCAGGTTATGATTATTTTAGAGCAAACTAAACAAGCCGCTATCCTTCGAGTAGAAGATACGGGAATTGGTATGGATATAGACGAACATAATCATATTTTTGACCGATTTTATCGGGTTAATAAAGCTCGTGCTAGGGACCGAGGCGGCTCAGGTTTAGGGTTATCTATTGCTCGTGCGATCGCCCTGATTCATCAAGGAACTATTTCGGTTCAAAGCGAGTTGGGTAAGGGCAGTATTTTTACTTTGAAATTGCCTTTAATTTAGTGCGGCTAAAAATTCCAAAAATCTGTAACTTTATAGCCCAATTCTTTTAACATCTGCCACAACAGAGGAAGACTCAACCCAATGACATTACTATGACAACCCTCGATTTTTTCCACAAATAGCCCTCCTTTCCCCTCCAAAGCAAAACAACCTGCACATTTTAACGGTTCTCCACTGGCAACATAAGCCGCTATTTCCTCATCACTAATATCAGCAAAATACACCTTGGTAATGCCGCAACGCAGTAATTGTTGATCCTGTCTTTTGTCGATTAACGCATGACCGGTATATAAAATTCCCTGATTGCCGCGCATTTTTTGCCAACGGGTGATCGCTTCTTGGGGTGAGGAGGGTTTACCATAACTTTCTCCATCCACTTCTAACAAAGAATCACACCCTAAAATTAACCCATCACTCCATTGCTTCGCCACCACTTCGGCCTTGCATTGAGCTAAGGTAGTAACCAGAGCAATTGTATCACTCAACGGGACTTTAGATTCATCGAAATCACTCTGACGGACAATGGGATCAATACCGGCTGTTTGTAATAGTTTTCGCCTTGCAGGAGATGCAGAAGCAAGAATAAAAGGAATAGTCATATTAGTCGTTAGTCGTTAGTCGTTAGTCATTAGTCGTTAGTCATTAATCATTAGTCGTTAGTCGTGAGTGACTTTTTGATAACATTCTTATAGCCGCTATAGCGGTTCATAACCAATAACCAATAACCCATGACTAATGACTATTTTAATAAACTGAAAATGAATTAACTGCCGTTTCAAAAGTATCTTTTACTTTATTCCAGCGCTGTTCAGGCGTGGACAGGTTAAAAGTATAAAGTTTGCCGCGACTAACCGCCACACTGGCAATGTCGTGACGTTCTGTATTATCGGGCAGTTTAACTTGATATTCTAAAATATAATAAGTTTTGCCGTTTTCTTCTCGAGAATCAGCCCTAATTAATTCCGCAGTCCGATTAACATTAGGGTCATTATTCACCGTTTGAAAAAATCGATAACCCACATCAGAAGGGGTTCCTATATCCGATAGGGTTTTCCCGTCTGGCACATCACTGATAATAACACTCAAATTCTCTGAGCGTTCGATCAAATCCCGATAGACTAAATCTACTCCTTGAGTGGCATTTTTCACATCTACTGGTATCCAGCCGTTAGGATAGAGAAATTGATAACCTGCGCCTGGGCTAACATAACTTTGTAAATTGCCTACGTTAGTAGCACAACTCGATAGGCTTAAATTTAAGATTAAAACCAAAATGGCAACAATTGCTCTTAACATCTTTTCTATGTAGATCAATATTTACTCGCTGTCTATTGTACATTGCTAGGGTGCATCACACATGAAACAGACCATAAGAGCATTAGGGACTTTAGCACTGGTAACAAACATGATTGTTATCTCCTCTGTTGCTGTTGCCCAAACTCAACCCCCCCCACAGAAACAGTTAAATGCTGTAGAGCTTTATAATAATGGGGTAGATAAGTTGAGTGCCGCTAACTATACCGGAGCAATTGCCGATTTTACTCAAGCTATTGCACTTGCCCCCAATGATCCAGATGCTTATTATAATCGTGCTTATGCTTATCTGATTTTAGGCGATTTTGAAAAAGCTGTGGCTGATTATTCTCAAGCGCTACAGATTAACCCGAATTATACCTATGCCTATGGGAACCGTTGTTATGTGTACTTTTTGAGCAAAAAGTATGAA is from Gloeothece verrucosa PCC 7822 and encodes:
- the rppB gene encoding two-component system sensor histidine kinase RppB, which translates into the protein MKQNQLFNRTRWRLAVWYAGVMGVIFSVSGYGLYEAIAHAHWMTLDRELETVAGILHDGLESKLKVPGRLEPNLEELLPNLCQVGSLCMKESSPLSPRYTTSAIYRGNYYVRLYKPSGELVAIAGTDPMGLSTKFNAKEWQTLQDNQGFSYHQISLLLHTDKGSSWGYIQVGRSFKDFQQYLQNVRWILQLGLPTTLILVAFSSWWLAGLAMQPVYQSYQQMQQFTADAAHELRTPLAAIRATVESTLMMPTLTEKDARDTLKILNRQNQRLAYLVADLLMLCRLDWQLMMSSQLREQNESVCLNDLVSDLVEELASLALSSGVSLSEKILISHALEVKGNAEQLYRLVSNLVVNAIQYTPRGGQVMIILEQTKQAAILRVEDTGIGMDIDEHNHIFDRFYRVNKARARDRGGSGLGLSIARAIALIHQGTISVQSELGKGSIFTLKLPLI
- the psbP gene encoding photosystem II reaction center PsbP, which encodes MLRAIVAILVLILNLSLSSCATNVGNLQSYVSPGAGYQFLYPNGWIPVDVKNATQGVDLVYRDLIERSENLSVIISDVPDGKTLSDIGTPSDVGYRFFQTVNNDPNVNRTAELIRADSREENGKTYYILEYQVKLPDNTERHDIASVAVSRGKLYTFNLSTPEQRWNKVKDTFETAVNSFSVY
- a CDS encoding Maf family protein, with the protein product MTIPFILASASPARRKLLQTAGIDPIVRQSDFDESKVPLSDTIALVTTLAQCKAEVVAKQWSDGLILGCDSLLEVDGESYGKPSSPQEAITRWQKMRGNQGILYTGHALIDKRQDQQLLRCGITKVYFADISDEEIAAYVASGEPLKCAGCFALEGKGGLFVEKIEGCHSNVIGLSLPLLWQMLKELGYKVTDFWNF